Below is a genomic region from Cloeon dipterum chromosome 2, ieCloDipt1.1, whole genome shotgun sequence.
CCCTCATTAAAAAGTGATACTTTACTTCATTATGCAGCGCCGCGAGAGTTTTACCCTCGGTCTCAATACCCAAGGCCACGCATTCTAGCCGCACAAACTTATCTAAACGGtcaaactcaattttcaaattctccGTGGcgaatcaaaaaaattttaatttaacagtaaTCTGCAACAGTAATTTTGCAAACGACTCTAAATGCAAAATCTACAATACATTGTTATAATActctgattttcaataaggaaaCAGTGCTTGCTACTTGTTTTGATGATTTTCTTGGAAATGAAACGGTTCTCGGGGCTATTCTTAgcttttcccaatttttaaaccagaatttctaattaaaaatacactttCCAGAGCTTAGAAAGTTCCtgataaatacaaaatgataATAGCTTTAGCAGTGGGAGCCAGATTCGTGCGGTCatgtgaaaatgcgcgaaaaaaaaacaagttttcgtcaatattgtgacataatttgcattacttgtatgTACTAATTATTGTGTCTTTTAattcgtaaaaacaaactcttgacactcgcacggcaatccaaagagagctttttgtttcccacactCAGACACCATCTTGGATCTTCGCAGTGAATACTAATTCTATCGCAAATCTGGTCCCGGTTGAGCTTTAGTAATTTAAGGGCCGAAAGAGCGCCTGAATTGAGGAGgaagcataaatttaattaactcacgCACATCTGAATTTCCGTACTagtatatttttacataatttgtaCATAATCTTTCTCCGTCTCAAATGTAAATTACGGGCGGCTGAGCGTATCGAAAAAATTTGGCGAGAGCGGTGACCGCAGGTGGGGATGATGGAAGGCGGCCAGCGGGTATACAAGCGCGCGGACGAGTATGATTTTTGCCAGTGCTCGGCTAGCACCCATCGAGCACCGACCGAACTACAGCTACAAGAGACAGACAGATGGCTTTGTTCGGCGCTTATTTGCAGCAGAAGAAAAGGTGAGACGTGCAACAGTGAGCGGTTTCGTGCACTGGGGCGGATCTTTAGGGGCACAGAGTAGCTGCATTGAAAACGGATGACGAAATTCGAGGGAGCCTGGACAACCACGATTTAATGATTGAAGCAACCTTCTCCTGGCCGGTGGCGAGTCCGAGTTCTTTTAGATCCCTGCTAGGAATCAACAGACCTCGCACGAATATTGGAAAGATTTTTGCGCAAATTGAAACgttcaataaataaagaacGAATAATTTCAGCGAATAAACGCGTACAGACCTTCAGCCGTTTGAGAAGAAATTCAATCCGAAAGCTGAAATTCACTTCTACGTTACGAGTGCCggtgatttgaaataaaattgaataaatgatGCTCCACAACCTAAGAGCAACACAATATCTAAAGAGAATGAATTAGttcctgcaaatttttattcattacaTGTTGCAACCATTCTGGAATAATGAGAGATGTTGTGTGAATGTGTGAAGTAGATTGCCTTATTTGGTGTAATTTCCAACAAttggtattaattaattaactaattcGATCTAAGCGTTGATATTTGCTAGTAGCACTTCAGGACAGGCTAAGGAAAGAAGTGGTGGGGCAGAGCCTAAGAGAGAGAGTGGGGATTCGTTCAACGAGAGAGGGGAAGTAGTTTAAATCCAGGGCGTCCTTGACTTCAAATGCCACTTCATTCTGAGCAGCCTAAACAGCATTATAAGAAAGTgagttattttgaaatatattctgATAGAAAGTAGACGGTGTGGACATCTTGCCaagcaatcaaaattatttgaaaggtGCTCCGTTGTagccaaacacatttttaatgtgtatgaaataaatttctaattttcatgACTTATGTCCTTGAGGAATTTTGTAAAACACCCTATTTTGAAGTTGAGAATACTTATTGAGGCTAAATTAACTTGGCCCCTGGGACCTAACCGACCCCTTTGCCGAAATGTTGGTTTTGAGCGTTTTAGTAAACTGCGAAGGCAAAGAGGATCTCTCCTTGGAGAGATGGACGCTAGGTGGCGTAGAGAGCTGGCTCATCTGATTGGTCACCGCGCTGTTTTGCTGCAAAACACGATTTGACGCATGTGCAGTTAACTAAAACTCTCAAAAACAACATTTAGCAATGGGCTCCTTGGGGTCCTAACTTTCACATGGTACCTTTAACAAAGGGTGTTTTAAAAAACGCAACGGGTCTAAAAgcatttcttgaaattctatATTATAGGAATgagaaaaagctgaaaattgaaaggtTGCCATTAGATATTTAGAGAGGCCAACATTCACTTCCATTGTTCCATTTCAGCGTTTTATTGGCACATGGTGGGGTGTGAAttgtgaatgaaaatattttgaatatctgTCATGCAGGTTTTGGCTAGAGTAGTTTTGGCCAGTTATCAGTCATGCGCTTCTTGCGCCTTCCCCCTCTACAAATCCCTGACCTAATGGTAGGGGAAAAAGAGGTTGCCTCTCGAATCCCCACTCTAGCGCAGAGCTCTCGAACTGGGGTTTTTAACTTGTTCAACTCCTCACTCTTGCTCTTGCCTGGACGAAGCAACACGTTGCTCTgtctcttaaaatattatttttccctcCACACTTTATATTGCAGAGAAGATAATATTTATACAAGCTCATATTTAAAGTAAGGACGGTCCTAAATTCGCTAAATTCAAAGCGGACTGCTTCTGCTTCCCCAAAACCCACCCCCAAACACTTTTTACTCCTGCGAGCGCCTATGCTTTAATCGTGTATATTTTTCttggttcttttttatttttatcctactctcgagagcaaaattttctttagcaCTGAATAAGATTATTTATGACAGTGGATTTTGAATTCCACTATCATTGGATAGATTTTTTTCGCTCGCTTATTTCTCAGCCAGTTTTTCTAACATTTTAAATCCAGTTTCAAAAGAGGAAGTGGGTCAGAGAGCCAAAGCAGAATCACTATCTTGCGCAACACATTCCCCCACCCCAACACCCTGACTCAGTGGTAGGGGAAAAGAGGTTGGCTCTCGAATCCCCACTctagctcacaatcagagctCAGAGCGCTCGTTTTAGGTACGAACTACGAAGTGTGTCACAAAATCCTCACTCTTGCCTTTCGCCTTGACAGAGCAACTCGTTGCTCGGCTCGGTCTCTGGCTCTCCTGTTCGCTTGAGAACTTGAAGATATatttctctctccctctccgCACTTAGTAGTAGCGCAGAcgcagagaagaaaaaatattttacaagctCAAACTTTAAGCGGACAGCTTCTGCTTCCACACGAATTCCACCGCTCTTCACTCTTGCGAGCAGTGCGAGCGCCGAGCGCCTTTTTTCGTGTACTACagtcttgatatttttacttgattttttcctaCTCTCGAGACTCgagagcaatatttttttagagctGAAGAGAAACAAGATTATTTAGGACAGAGGATTTTGAAATCCACTATCTCGGATAGTCTTACTTCGCCCGCTTATTCCTCAGCATGTCTTTCTAAGCGGGctgttaacattttaaaaatatttttcatgagatagctgattgtgagtgaccGCACAGAAAGCCAGAGCAGCCGCATTTTGACGAAGAGTCTgacattacattttttaaatgaaaaatatataaactgGCAGATCCAGttaaggaaatatatttttaccgaGGAAATTCGTTGGCAGAGCCGCGGCTCGAGCAGAGCAGCTTTTTTTTAAGGAAGGGACGTTTAGTCGTTTCTAGTAGGCAAGCGGCAGGCAGGGGATTTCGTCACATTTAGCTTTTCACGTTTTCAGTCGCTCCGCTGCCCCCCTGACACGGTATAAATTGTTCGAACGTTTGAGACGCGCGATACGAAATACGAAAGCTCACAATAAAGCTAAAGCTGTGCAGCGGCAACAACTGCACACTATTGGgggtgttttttttcattctttcgtTGAGCCAAGACGGACTAGCATTGTAAATGTACGACCCGCTGCTGAAAGAAACGCGCATGGGAGAGggagaggagaaaaagaaCGAAAGCGTTTTCGATAACGCTGCACGAAAAGCGATAAGGCCGAGaagcttctctctctctcctgctTCTCTCCACAGTCCACACGGGGCACACGGCCAAAGCTGCATTTTAGTTCCCTTTTCGTTCCCTTTTTACTGCAGCGCTGATCACGTACCAACTACCAACAGAACCaaccaaaaattaactaaagGCACGGCACGCCTCCTCACAATCCTCACGCGGTCTTCTTCAGGGTGCTACGATATTGGCTCCCGAACTATTTTTCAACCGAATGGAACGGACAGTTAAATTGCGTACGTGATACACGCAGTCAATTCCACGATTCGCCTTGACACGCGTCACGGGCTAGTCgcaaatcatatttttgctCAACTAAATCTCATGGAGAGAAAAATACTGTacgtacatacatacataatatacATTTACCAAATCAATATATCTGATTTTTTGccattatgtatttaaatatctGGTTATAAGCGGATGTTAATTATTTGGTGAATTTACGAATCGTGTCTGCTTTTGGCTTTCTGTGCTGCTCTGATATTTCTAGTGTTGTGAATCTGTTTTTGAATTCGTGTTTGTAACAACTTTTGTCTTTTTTGTCCAGGAGGTGCGTTTGTTCGCGGGTGCGGCGGAACTGGGCTTGCAGCCAAGTGCCTGGAAAAAGCTGGAGTGGCTACGATCGTTATCAAGGTTAGAAAGAGTTTTGCtcttattttttgaatgatAAGAACTTGATAAAAGTATTGCTGCAGCTGCTTAAAATTTACTCTAACGGAACACACTGCGACGGCTTGTGCTCATTGCACATTTTAAGTCAATAATATCGCGTGGGgggttttggaaaattattctgGGAATATGTGAGCtgaattttatctcttttaaaCTCGGCTTGCCAACGtcagctattttatttatagtatGTGGCACGAAAATGCTGATATCTTTCATTAAtgtttacttaaaaaaatatgttgtaTTAAGATTTATTGATATTGGATACGAACTTCGCGTGCTGAGTGCTAATTGGCCAGTTACGCCAATTGTTTTGACCTAAACTAGCAATCACTTTGCGCCAACACAGAAAGTTTGAAGCCCTCTCCCTtaagtcattaaaaattcacataGATGGGTTACATTGTAAAGCAGGCGCAGTGTAACATCgttcctgaaatattttttatattgattatcttcaagtatattttaaaattttaactttgaatttaaatataactaaTTATAATCTAATTTTCAGATCAAGCCTGAAATGACCGGAATAAGAGAGAAACTAATGAAGGAGTCGCGGGAGTTCCTTCGACCGAGCGGCGCCTTCAACAACCCCCCGACGGTGGTGGTCGACCCGAACAAGATCGCCGGCGACCTCTCCCGCAAGACGACCAAGGTCGGCGGCCCACAGCAGCAGGACGTGCCGCCGGAGAAGAAGAATGGGGAATTCATATCCCAGTACCAGCGCATAGCGCAGCGCATGAAGACAGGCATTGAGCATGGCACTATTCCCCGTAGCGACAAACACCGGCGCAAGCTGCAGGTGCTGACGCAACATGCAATGAACCAGCAGAAGGACCGTATGCTGGTCAGCCGCCAACAGGATTCGCGGCACTCCACCGAGGAGCAAAACAAGATCCCGTCCACGTCCAGCGACACCGCGGCCCGGAAGCGCAAGAATAAGGACCGCTCCAATTCTGGCTCCGAAAGCAGGGCCAAGAAGCCGAGGCTGGATGACCAGCCGTCCCACTCTTCCAAGCAGTTGCCACAAAATGAGGAAGTggaacaattgaaaataacagTTGAGCGATTATACTCCACGGTCAATTTACTTGTAAAACAGATCAACACCACACCCCAAATGGAGAAACCGAAACAGTCGGAGCACTgcgagaagaaaaagaaagagccGCGACTGGAGCGAAACAGCATATCTGACTCTGAAGACGAGGGTCACAGCAGCAAGCAAAGACGGCTGCCAAAACCCAGTCCTGAAAAGAAGAAGAGTGAAAAGAAGTTGAAAGAGAAGATACAGAAAAAGCGTCGCAGGCTCCTTGACTCCGAAGGTGACTCGACAGAGTTTGAGGAGGCCCTGGACGATGAGGAGTATCATACCAGCAGACAAAAGCGCCAGCCTAAACCTAATCCTGAAGAGAAAAAGAGGAAGGAGAGTCTGCAAAAGTTGAAAGAGAAGAGACAGAAAAAACGAAGCAGCCTCTCGGACTCTGAAGGCAATTCGACCGAGTTCGAGGAAGCCCCGACCGACGAGGAGAGCCCCGAGGGTCACAGCAGCAAGCAAAGACGGCTGCCAAAACCCAGTCCTGATAAGAAAAAGAGGCAGGATAGTCTGCAGAAGTTGAAAGAGGAGCGACGGAAAAAGCGAAACAGCCTCTCGGACTCTGAGGGCAATTCGACCGAGTTCGAGGAAGCCCCCACCGACGAGGAGAGCCCTGAGGGTCACAGCAGCAATCAAAGACGGCCGCCAAAACCCAGtactgaaaagaaaaagaggcaGGATAGTCTGCAGAAGTTGAAAGAAGAGCCACGGAAAAAACGACGCTGCGACTCTGTTTCCGAAAGTGACTGGATGGAGTTAGAGATGGAGAATCACACCAGCAGACACAAGCGTCAGCCAAAACCTAAtcctgaaaagaaaaagagggaAGAGAGTCTGCAGAAGTTGAAAGAGAAGAGACAGAAAAAGCGAAGCAGCCTCTCCGACTCTGAGGGCAACTCGACTGAGTTCGAGAAAGCCCCCACCGACGAGGAGAGCCCTGAAAGCACGGAAAAGAGGCAGCCCACCCCTGATCACAAAGAGAACAAGAGGTCGGAGCAAAGCAACCTCACCTTCTCTGATGACGATGTCGTGGAATTCAATGCCGACGAGGAGAGCCGGCCAAAACCAACCCTCGAGCCGAGCCGCTCCGACCCTGAGGACCAGTACGAGGCCGCCCCCGACCAGCCTGACCCTGAACTACCGCTAGTCATTTCCAAATTCTCTGACGGCATGTTGCCAGAAGAACTGACGTTGCCAGAAGAACTGATCGCGTGTGATACTCACGCCCCTAAGTGCAGCCACATTCCGGTGTTACTTGACGACACGCAGTACGACGTCATCTCGAATAAACTCGAGCGCCTTATGGGCGGCGAGCAATCCGACAACATaattaaactcaaaattgaaaaagaggaCCCGCTGCCCCCTGGAATGTACGTTAACAAAGAGGGTTGCGTGAGCAGCAAGGAGCTTGACGAGTACCTGCAAGAGAACCATTACACAAACACCCTGAGGACGAAGCATTACcggccaaaaattaagaaggTGGATGCGCAAGTGCAGGACCACGGAGAATTCGTCAGCTTTAGAATAAAACTGATTggatattatttgaattcgtGCGAAAAGCCATTGAGTCAAATGTAATATTGTATTACAAACAATGTCACAAAGTGaactttattttgttcaaattgtctacctattgtaaataaaatgaaataaaaattaaattttgtactcTCTTCCAGCGCATTTTCATTACATAAAACTACCGTATAAAAAGTTTGTCGACGGAGATAGaatttaagtaattaaattttttaggatgctaaaaaggatttttaataaattaaaattttcttatttattgtAAGCCGCAGTTTTGatattaagttaaaatttgcgTTAAGAgataaattactaaatttacaatttttagaattatttgaatactggtcaccaaaaatttgtaattacaACTATAAATTATCTATCATCCTTATCATCATAAACGTCTAAAAATTGTTACTAGAccagtttagaattcattccATAAATTCCTTTCCAGATAAGATTGGAATTTAAGCTTCAATTCATCATTTTACTTAAGTTTTagaaaaaa
It encodes:
- the LOC135934952 gene encoding DNA ligase 1-like isoform X1, giving the protein MMEGGQRVYKRADEYDFCQCSASTHRAPTELQLQETDRWLCSALICSRRKGGAFVRGCGGTGLAAKCLEKAGVATIVIKIKPEMTGIREKLMKESREFLRPSGAFNNPPTVVVDPNKIAGDLSRKTTKVGGPQQQDVPPEKKNGEFISQYQRIAQRMKTGIEHGTIPRSDKHRRKLQVLTQHAMNQQKDRMLVSRQQDSRHSTEEQNKIPSTSSDTAARKRKNKDRSNSGSESRAKKPRLDDQPSHSSKQLPQNEEVEQLKITVERLYSTVNLLVKQINTTPQMEKPKQSEHCEKKKKEPRLERNSISDSEDEGHSSKQRRLPKPSPEKKKSEKKLKEKIQKKRRRLLDSEGDSTEFEEALDDEEYHTSRQKRQPKPNPEEKKRKESLQKLKEKRQKKRSSLSDSEGNSTEFEEAPTDEESPEGHSSKQRRLPKPSPDKKKRQDSLQKLKEERRKKRNSLSDSEGNSTEFEEAPTDEESPEGHSSNQRRPPKPSTEKKKRQDSLQKLKEEPRKKRRCDSVSESDWMELEMENHTSRHKRQPKPNPEKKKREESLQKLKEKRQKKRSSLSDSEGNSTEFEKAPTDEESPESTEKRQPTPDHKENKRSEQSNLTFSDDDVVEFNADEESRPKPTLEPSRSDPEDQYEAAPDQPDPELPLVISKFSDGMLPEELTLPEELIACDTHAPKCSHIPVLLDDTQYDVISNKLERLMGGEQSDNIIKLKIEKEDPLPPGMYVNKEGCVSSKELDEYLQENHYTNTLRTKHYRPKIKKVDAQVQDHGEFVSFRIKLIGYYLNSCEKPLSQM
- the LOC135934952 gene encoding DNA ligase 1-like isoform X2, with translation MTGIREKLMKESREFLRPSGAFNNPPTVVVDPNKIAGDLSRKTTKVGGPQQQDVPPEKKNGEFISQYQRIAQRMKTGIEHGTIPRSDKHRRKLQVLTQHAMNQQKDRMLVSRQQDSRHSTEEQNKIPSTSSDTAARKRKNKDRSNSGSESRAKKPRLDDQPSHSSKQLPQNEEVEQLKITVERLYSTVNLLVKQINTTPQMEKPKQSEHCEKKKKEPRLERNSISDSEDEGHSSKQRRLPKPSPEKKKSEKKLKEKIQKKRRRLLDSEGDSTEFEEALDDEEYHTSRQKRQPKPNPEEKKRKESLQKLKEKRQKKRSSLSDSEGNSTEFEEAPTDEESPEGHSSKQRRLPKPSPDKKKRQDSLQKLKEERRKKRNSLSDSEGNSTEFEEAPTDEESPEGHSSNQRRPPKPSTEKKKRQDSLQKLKEEPRKKRRCDSVSESDWMELEMENHTSRHKRQPKPNPEKKKREESLQKLKEKRQKKRSSLSDSEGNSTEFEKAPTDEESPESTEKRQPTPDHKENKRSEQSNLTFSDDDVVEFNADEESRPKPTLEPSRSDPEDQYEAAPDQPDPELPLVISKFSDGMLPEELTLPEELIACDTHAPKCSHIPVLLDDTQYDVISNKLERLMGGEQSDNIIKLKIEKEDPLPPGMYVNKEGCVSSKELDEYLQENHYTNTLRTKHYRPKIKKVDAQVQDHGEFVSFRIKLIGYYLNSCEKPLSQM